A window from Acinonyx jubatus isolate Ajub_Pintada_27869175 chromosome E1, VMU_Ajub_asm_v1.0, whole genome shotgun sequence encodes these proteins:
- the DDX5 gene encoding probable ATP-dependent RNA helicase DDX5 isoform X2, with protein sequence MSGYSSDRDRGRDRGFGAPRFGGSRAGPLSGKKFGNPGEKLVKKKWNLDELPKFEKNFYQEHPDLARRTAQEVETYRRSKEITVRGHNCPKPVLNFYEANFPANVMDVIARQNFTEPTAIQAQGWPVALSGLDMVGVAQTGSGKTLSYLLPAIVHINHQPFLERGDGPICLVLAPTRELAQQVQQVAAEYCRACRLKSTCIYGGAPKGPQIRDLERGVEICIATPGRLIDFLECGKTNLRRTTYLVLDEADRMLDMGFEPQIRKIVDQIRPDRQTLMWSATWPKEVRQLAEDFLKDYIHINIGALELSANHNILQIVDVCHDVEKDEKLIRLMEEIMSEKENKTIVFVETKRRCDELTRKMRRDGWPAMGIHGDKSQQERDWVLNEFKHGKAPILIATDVASRGLDVEDVKFVINYDYPNSSEDYIHRIGRTARSTKTGTAYTFFTPNNIKQVSDLISVLREANQAINPKLLQLVEDRGSGRSRGRGGMKDDRRDRYSAGKRGGFNTFRDRENYDRGYSSLLKRDFGAKTQNGVYSAANYTNGSFGSNFVSAGIQTSFRTGNPTGTYQNGYDSTQQYGSNVPNMHNGMNQQAYAYPATAAAPMIGYPMPTGYSQ encoded by the exons ATGTCGGGTTATTCGAGTGACCGAGACCGCGGCCGGGATCGAGG gtttGGTGCACCTCGATTTGGGGGAAGTAGGGCAGGGCCCCTATCTGGAAAGAAGTTTGGAAACCCTGGGGAAAAACTAGTCAAAAAGAAGTGGAATCTTGATGAGCTGCCCAAATTTGAGAAGAATTTTTATCAAGAGCACCCTGATTTGGCTAGGCGCACAGCA cAAGAGGTGGAGACATACAGAAGAAGTAAGGAAATTACGGTTAGAGGTCACAACTGCCCAAAGCCAGTTCTGAATTTTTATGAAGCGAACTTCCCTG CTAACGTAATGGATGTCATTGCAAGACAGAATTTTACTGAGCCCACTGCTATTCAAGCTCAGGGATGGCCCGTTGCTCTAAGTGGATTGGATATGGTAGGAGTAGCACAGACTGGATCCGGGAAAACGTTGTCT tatTTGCTGCCTGCTATCGTCCACATCAATCATCAGCCATTCCTAGAGAGAGGTGATGGGCCTATT tGCTTGGTGCTGGCACCAACTCGGGAACTGGCCCAACAAGTACAGCAAGTAGCTGCTGAATACTGTAGAGCATGTCGCTTGAAGTCCACTTGCATCTATGGTGGTGCTCCAAAGGGACCACAAATTCGTGATTTGGAGAGAG GTGTGGAAATCTGTATTGCAACACCTGGAAGACTGATTGACTTTTTGGAGTGTGGGAAAACCAATCTGAGAAGAACCACCTACCTTGTCCTTGATGAAGCAGACAGAATGCTTGATATGGGCTTTGAACCCCAAATAAGGAAGATTGTGGATCAGATAAGA CCTGATAGGCAAACCCTAATGTGGAGTGCAACTTGGCCAAAAGAAGTAAGACAGCTTGCTGAAGATTTCCTGAAAGACTACATTCACATAAACATTGGTGCACTAGAACTGAGTGCAAACCACAATATTCTTCAGATTGTGGATGTATGTCATGATGTAGAAAAGGATGAAAA ACTTATTCGTCTAATGGAAGAGATCATGAGTGAGAAGGAGAATAAAACCATTGTTTTTGTCGAAACCAAAAGAAGATGTGATGAGCTTACTAGAAAAATGAGGAGAGACGG gTGGCCCGCCATGGGTATCCATGGTGACAAGAGTCAACAGGAACGTGACTGGGTTCTAAATG AATTCAAACATGGAAAAGCTCCTATTCTGATTGCTACAGATGTGGCCTCCAGAGGGCTAG ATGTGGAAGATGTGAAATTTGTCATCAATTATGACTACCCTAACTCCTCAGAGGATTATATTCATCGAATTGGAAGAACTGCTCGCAGTACCAAAACAGGCACAGCATACACTTTCTTTACACCTAATAACATAAAGCAAGTGAGCGACCTTATCTCTGTGCTTCGTGAAGCTAATCAAGCAATTAATCCCAAGTTGCTTCAGTTGGTCGAAGACAGAGGTTCAG gTCGTTCCAGGGGTAGAGGAGGCATGAAGGATGACCGTCGGGACAGATACTCTGCGGGCAAAAGGGGTGGATTTAATACCTTTAGAGACAGGGAAAATTATGACCGAGGTTATTCTAGTCTGCTTAAGAGAGATTTTGGGGCAAAAACTCAGAATGGTGTTTACAGTGCTGCAAATTACACCAATGGGAGCTTTGGAAGTAATTTTGTGTCTGCTGGTATACAGACCAGTTTTAGGACTGGTAATCCAACAGGGACTTACCAGAACGGTTATGATAGCACTCAGCAATATGGAAGTAACGTTCCAAATATGCACAATGGTATGAACCAACAGGCATATGCATATCCTGCTACTGCAGCTGCACCTATGATTGGTTATCCAATGCCAACAGGATATTCTCAATAA
- the DDX5 gene encoding probable ATP-dependent RNA helicase DDX5 isoform X1, producing MWRREKCETKGEAPPQRERRPVRDSSPGSCQLLLLFFFALYNFAIRIRSPSAGYPQFDWLAFGAPRFGGSRAGPLSGKKFGNPGEKLVKKKWNLDELPKFEKNFYQEHPDLARRTAQEVETYRRSKEITVRGHNCPKPVLNFYEANFPANVMDVIARQNFTEPTAIQAQGWPVALSGLDMVGVAQTGSGKTLSYLLPAIVHINHQPFLERGDGPICLVLAPTRELAQQVQQVAAEYCRACRLKSTCIYGGAPKGPQIRDLERGVEICIATPGRLIDFLECGKTNLRRTTYLVLDEADRMLDMGFEPQIRKIVDQIRPDRQTLMWSATWPKEVRQLAEDFLKDYIHINIGALELSANHNILQIVDVCHDVEKDEKLIRLMEEIMSEKENKTIVFVETKRRCDELTRKMRRDGWPAMGIHGDKSQQERDWVLNEFKHGKAPILIATDVASRGLDVEDVKFVINYDYPNSSEDYIHRIGRTARSTKTGTAYTFFTPNNIKQVSDLISVLREANQAINPKLLQLVEDRGSGRSRGRGGMKDDRRDRYSAGKRGGFNTFRDRENYDRGYSSLLKRDFGAKTQNGVYSAANYTNGSFGSNFVSAGIQTSFRTGNPTGTYQNGYDSTQQYGSNVPNMHNGMNQQAYAYPATAAAPMIGYPMPTGYSQ from the exons ATGTGGCGCAGAGAGAAATGCGAGACAAAGGGGGAAGCGCCGCCCCAGCGGGAACGCCGCCCGGTCCGGGACTCCTCCCCCGGTAGttgccagctcctcctcctctttttctttgcgTTATATAATTTTGCTATCAGAATCAGGAGCCCTTCCGCGGGATACCCCCAATTCGATTGGCTTGC gtttGGTGCACCTCGATTTGGGGGAAGTAGGGCAGGGCCCCTATCTGGAAAGAAGTTTGGAAACCCTGGGGAAAAACTAGTCAAAAAGAAGTGGAATCTTGATGAGCTGCCCAAATTTGAGAAGAATTTTTATCAAGAGCACCCTGATTTGGCTAGGCGCACAGCA cAAGAGGTGGAGACATACAGAAGAAGTAAGGAAATTACGGTTAGAGGTCACAACTGCCCAAAGCCAGTTCTGAATTTTTATGAAGCGAACTTCCCTG CTAACGTAATGGATGTCATTGCAAGACAGAATTTTACTGAGCCCACTGCTATTCAAGCTCAGGGATGGCCCGTTGCTCTAAGTGGATTGGATATGGTAGGAGTAGCACAGACTGGATCCGGGAAAACGTTGTCT tatTTGCTGCCTGCTATCGTCCACATCAATCATCAGCCATTCCTAGAGAGAGGTGATGGGCCTATT tGCTTGGTGCTGGCACCAACTCGGGAACTGGCCCAACAAGTACAGCAAGTAGCTGCTGAATACTGTAGAGCATGTCGCTTGAAGTCCACTTGCATCTATGGTGGTGCTCCAAAGGGACCACAAATTCGTGATTTGGAGAGAG GTGTGGAAATCTGTATTGCAACACCTGGAAGACTGATTGACTTTTTGGAGTGTGGGAAAACCAATCTGAGAAGAACCACCTACCTTGTCCTTGATGAAGCAGACAGAATGCTTGATATGGGCTTTGAACCCCAAATAAGGAAGATTGTGGATCAGATAAGA CCTGATAGGCAAACCCTAATGTGGAGTGCAACTTGGCCAAAAGAAGTAAGACAGCTTGCTGAAGATTTCCTGAAAGACTACATTCACATAAACATTGGTGCACTAGAACTGAGTGCAAACCACAATATTCTTCAGATTGTGGATGTATGTCATGATGTAGAAAAGGATGAAAA ACTTATTCGTCTAATGGAAGAGATCATGAGTGAGAAGGAGAATAAAACCATTGTTTTTGTCGAAACCAAAAGAAGATGTGATGAGCTTACTAGAAAAATGAGGAGAGACGG gTGGCCCGCCATGGGTATCCATGGTGACAAGAGTCAACAGGAACGTGACTGGGTTCTAAATG AATTCAAACATGGAAAAGCTCCTATTCTGATTGCTACAGATGTGGCCTCCAGAGGGCTAG ATGTGGAAGATGTGAAATTTGTCATCAATTATGACTACCCTAACTCCTCAGAGGATTATATTCATCGAATTGGAAGAACTGCTCGCAGTACCAAAACAGGCACAGCATACACTTTCTTTACACCTAATAACATAAAGCAAGTGAGCGACCTTATCTCTGTGCTTCGTGAAGCTAATCAAGCAATTAATCCCAAGTTGCTTCAGTTGGTCGAAGACAGAGGTTCAG gTCGTTCCAGGGGTAGAGGAGGCATGAAGGATGACCGTCGGGACAGATACTCTGCGGGCAAAAGGGGTGGATTTAATACCTTTAGAGACAGGGAAAATTATGACCGAGGTTATTCTAGTCTGCTTAAGAGAGATTTTGGGGCAAAAACTCAGAATGGTGTTTACAGTGCTGCAAATTACACCAATGGGAGCTTTGGAAGTAATTTTGTGTCTGCTGGTATACAGACCAGTTTTAGGACTGGTAATCCAACAGGGACTTACCAGAACGGTTATGATAGCACTCAGCAATATGGAAGTAACGTTCCAAATATGCACAATGGTATGAACCAACAGGCATATGCATATCCTGCTACTGCAGCTGCACCTATGATTGGTTATCCAATGCCAACAGGATATTCTCAATAA